Below is a window of Streptomyces sp. WMMB303 DNA.
GCCGCCTACCTCCATCAGCGTCATCAGCTCGGACACGGTCAGGCCCCCACACCCGCCGGAACAGCACCAGGTGCGACGGCGGCAGCCCGGTAGGCGATGCCGTGGCGCTGCTGCCCGTTGAACACCGAGTCCCACGGCCGAGCCACCAGGCCCGGCAGGGAGACCGGCGCCCCCAGCGCCAGCCCTTCGGAGATGCCGCTCTCGGGAACGGTGACGTGGATGAGCGAGGACTCGCCCTCATCGATGTAGACGACGCCGACCTTCATCAGCGACTCACCACTGGTGGCGTCCTTGGCGATCTCGCCCGTCTGGCGGTCCCGCACCTTCGGCTCGGGGATCTCGGTCAGCAGGACTGTCGCGGTGGACGTGTCAATACGGATCGTTCGCACGACGCAGTACTCCCTTTGCGATTGCCCCATTTCAGGGCATAGGACAACAACTAGTCACGCAACGGGAGGTTGACCGCTTACCGACTGGGCGCGATACGCTTCGAGAAGCGTTGATGCCAACGACGCACCCGGCCTGAGTGGGCTGCCTCCCGCTCAGGCCACATCTCTTCTGTGGCCTCTGAAGCGCATCGGTGCGGGTCTGCCTTCCCGCGTCGGTGCGCTTTCGCATGCCAACACCCCCTGCCCTGCTGGTTGCAGAGGGGCATGTTGACGCTCACCACAGTAACCCGTACTCCAAGTACTGTCTAGTACTTCACGTACTAGTCCGCACTTCTTGTACGCCCAGCTCGTTCGCCAGCCCTCTGAACTGGTCGGATGGTGGCTGGCTCATGGTCAGCAGGTCCGAAACGAGCTGCTTGACCAGAGGCATGGCGCGCACCATCTCCGGTGACAGTTCGCGCGCCTTGAGCAGCGCTTCGACCGCGGGTCCGACCTGTCGCCGCTGGGCTTGCGCTCTGGCGATGTCGAGGTTGAAGCGCGTCTGACGCTCCGAGGAGAGCGCGGAGGCGTCAATGTCCCGTGCGGCTCGCAACGCGACGCCGGCGTCGCCCAGGTCCACCGCCACCGAGACCTCATGCAGGCCGACGTTCGTCGGCCCGAACTCGGTGTTGTAGTCGTTGCGCCCCTCTCCGACCTGCTGCGCCATGGACCGGGCTTCGCTCAGGAAGTCGTACGCGGCGTCAGCGTCATTCAGGCGTGCGGCGGCGACAGCTCGCTGAAGCGTCAGAGCGCCACGAAGGGCCACCGCCGCGGCCTCCCCGGAGTCCGTGAGGGGGCGGAGTGCGTCGGCGGCGGTCCCGGAGGCTTGCGCCGCCTGTTCGAAGTGGCGGGCCCCGAGGAAGACGATGGACAACCGGAACTCCCCGGCCGCCATCAGGAGCGGATCATCAGCGCGCTCGGCAGCGACCACGGCGCGGTCAACCGCGATCCATGCCGCTTCCGCTTCGCCCATGTTGGCCAGGGCGCCGCTGCACGTGTGGTACATGGCGGCCATCAGCCGGAAGAGCTGCGGACGCTGCTCTTCGGGGCCGGACCGCACGGCCCCCTCCAGAGAGGGGACCAGCTCTTCCAGGAGTTCCGCCAAGTCCGCGTAGTTCCCGCCGTGCGCAAGGGACCACGCCCGGTCGACCTGGGCGCTCAGCGCGGGGACATCCGGGGGTTCGTGCCGGCCGAGGATGGCGGTCAGGGAGTGTGCGGCGCTCAGCACCAGGCGAAGCCGGTTGGCACCTGGGGGCTCGCCGTCTGCGACCGAGGCGACGATCGGAGCCTCGGCGGCCAGTTCCCCCACCGGAAGGTCGAGGGCGTCGGCGACCTTCTCCAGTACCGTCATGCGGTCGATCCGGCGCACTCCGCGTTCCACCTGGGAGACCCACGCTTCTGAACGCTCCAGGAGCCGGGCGAACTCCTTCTGGGACAGGCCGCGACGTTTGCGATTGAAGGCGATCTTCCGGCCGAGCGCCTTCGCGTACTCAGTGCTCAACGTCGACGCCCTTGCCGGACGTGAGGTCCAAGCGGTCCACCTGGACATCGGCTACGTACAGGTCCCGCTGAGCGAGGAACGTCTGGACGTAGTCCTGCGACTCGTGAGCCTCGAAAGCGCCCCGGTCGCGGTAGAGCTCGTAGAAGATCCGTTCCAGTGGCCGACCGTCTACGCGGTGAACCGCGTAGATCAGCGTGCCCGGCTCGTTCTCCTTGATCAATTCCCCAGTGCGCGAGACCAAGGCATCGAATTGCGCCGCGGCGTCCTCGTCCTTGCACGTGAAGCGCACCATCAGCCCGAACATGCGTTCTCCCTTCACTGATCACTCGTCTCGGCACCACACCTCAGCGTGAACCGTATGCGGCGATAACCCGCACGAAAAGTACAATCCCGCATTTGCGCTATCCGCACACGGGGTACGGTGCTGATACTAATTGTACGGCTGCGGCTCCTTCGCGTCAGCCGTACCCCAGCTTTGCCGTGCAAACGTGCAGGTCACCCCAGGGAGGGCCGATGTCACGCAACCTCCGAAGCTTGATCGTTTCGACGCACCCATTTCCGCACCAGGCACTCAAACATCAGAGCTGCACAGCGCCCCCTCAGCCAGCAAGCTTCCGCCGGCATCGCTCCGGCAGCGCGACATCGAAGCGCGCCTACCACTGCGAAGCAGCCGCCTACGCGCCGGCAACGGGCCGGTCCTTCGCGCTCGGGACATGCTCGGCACCCACTCCACGGCTGGCCCTGCGCTGGCTGCTCCACCGGGCAGGCCACATCGCAGACCAGCTCGACACCCCCGCAGCCAAGCCCGTACTCCACTGGCTCGGCGACCAAGCCGAGCACGAGCACGCACTCTCACTCCTGACGCGGGGCGAGACTTACACCTTCACCGTCTTCGACGACACCACCCGGTACGCCCTGTCCGCCCGCGCCACCAGGAGCGCACGATGAGCCCCGCAACCCTCACCCGGCACGGCTACTGGTGCGAATGCTGGACCCAGAGCCCGGCAACCGGAACCGCCCCCGCCCTACTCGGCTCCTTCGACGCCACCACCCCGCGGCAAGCCATCCACTGGGTACGCACCAGCCTGCTCACCATCGCACCCGCCCTGGACGACGAGCCCTACCGCCAAGCCCGCTACTGGGTGACAGACGGACAGACACACTCAGCCCAAGCACTGCACCACGGGCGCTCCTTCAGCCTCACGCTCACCCAGCACAGCACCCGCATCGCTTGGACTGCACGACCGGTCTCCTACCTGCCCCTACTCCACCGCCAGGGCAGGCAACTCCCGACCTGCGCCTACGAATTCGCACCCAGGCCACGAACCAGTTGTCGAGTCTCAGGTGATGATTGACGGGTTGGCGTCAGGTGATGCTTGACGCTTTCCCTAGACGATCTTCCGGCGGTTGTGTTCGCCGGACTTGCGGACCACCACCTCCTTCCTGGTGACACGCGGGACGGTGGTGATCAGCTCGCCGCTGTGGAATACCCGGATCGATGTCTCGTCCAGGTGGGCGGTGACGACCTGGTGCGCATAGCCGCGGCCGAGCTGGACGCGCTGTCCGGCGATCATGAAGCCGCCGACACTGCTGACCGTCCGTTCGGTGATCTGCTCGGCTGGCGGAGGCAGCAGCGGTGACGGCCCGGCCGGACGAGCACCTTGCAGGCGCCCGCATGCAGAGGGCGGCAGAGGGCTGGGCAGGGTGGCCTGCAAGACACGCTGCTCGTCCAGGACCTGAAGGACTTTCCCGTCGAGCCGGAGGGTGACCCGCTGTCCGGCGAACGGCCAGCCGATCAGGACCTTGTCACCGCCCAGGCCGACGTAGCCGACCGCGTTCACGGTCCGGTCCACCTCCACCACCCCCTTCGTGTCCTGCGCCGGTCTGGGATCCTCCGCCCAGGGCCCGGCGGGCCGGGCGCCCCCGCCTGCCAGCAGGGCTTTGAGGTCGCGGCCGGACAGCTTCGAGGGCAGCGTCTTGTGCCGACCGCCGCCGATCAACACGTGCAGCCGGTTCACGTCGATCCGCAAGGTCACCGTGATGCCGGCCAGTGCCGGACCGAACCAGACCTGCTGACCACGCAGGCTCAGGTTCCCCGACGCAGGCACCACCCGCTCCAGCTCGATCGCACCGACCTCTCCCTCCGCCATCGGCCAAACCGCCGCGACCGGCTCGGGAGGAGACACTGGGACATCAGGTTGGGGGACGGGGTCGAGGCGGGCGGGCAGCACCACCGGCAGCGCATCCTGCTCGGACCGCGGCCGGGAAACGAACCGGCTGGCCGGGACGGCCATCTCCAGTCCCTGGTGCGGCCGCATCCGGTTGTAGTCCTCCAGCCAGGCATCCACCGCCGCCTGCGCAGCCGCCAGGTCGACGAACGGATCACGCCGGTCGAGGAGTTCGCGCCGCAGAGTCTGGTGGAAGCGTTCGATCTTCCCCGTGGTCGTCGGGGACTGCGGCTTCGTCAGCCGGTGAGCGATGCCGTTCTCCCGGCAGATCCGGTCGAACATCGTCTCTCCGGGCTTGCCGGGACTGAAGCGGGAGGTGAACTGCTTGCCGTTGTCCGTCAGCACCTCGCCGGGCACTCCGAACCGCACCAGTGCCTCGCCGAAGGCCAGACACACCGCTCGGGCCGTGGCCCGCTGCACCACTTTCGCGATCACCATGAACCGGGAGTGGTCATCGATCCCGGTGACCATCTTGCACTCGCTGCCGTCCGCCAGCAGGATGTCGCCGACGATGTCCATCTGCCACAGTTCCATCGACGCCGACCGCTCCCACCTGCGGTAATCCGACCGGCGACGCTTACGCACCCCGGGCTCAACAAGTCCGTTGCGGACCAGGACTCGATAGACCGTCGCCCGGGACGGCACCGGCGTGATGCCCCTGCGTTCCACCTCGTGCACCAGCCGACGCGGGCCCCAGCCGCGATGCCGGCGCCGCAGTTCACACACCACCGCCTCCACCTCCGCCGCTATCCGGTGCGGGCACGAGTCCGGCCGGTGCGACCGGTCCGCCAGCCCCGGCAGACCCGACTGCTCGTACTTGCGCACCCACGAGTGCACTGACTGCCTCGACACCCCATACCGGGCGGCGACTTGGGTGACCGGAACCCCCGCGGCGACCTCCATCACCGCGTGATACCGCTGCTCGACCACGCTCAGCTCCACCAGCACGGCCCCGGCCCTCCCTGCACGCGGATACGACGCGCACAGCAAAGCCGAGACAAGCGGTGTCAAGCATCAGGTGAAGCCACAACGTCAAGCATCAACCGAGACAAGACAAGGCCACGAACCAGTCGCGCGTAACAACTTTCTCTACGACTTCAAGGCGGCCCGCTGACGCGGGCCGCGCGCGCTGGCGGCCCGTGGCCGCCGCCCGCTCCTGTCTCCGCCTCGCTCCGCGTCGACCTCGGACCGCTCAGCGCGCAACCCGAAACAGCAATCCGCCAGCACAAACACAGCCAAGCTCCCGAGACCAACAGCCGACAGGCCCGTGGCGCGGCGCCCAGTCTCGTCGCGGTCTGCGGGCCGGTCGCGCCATCGTGAAGTGGCCGGCTGGGGCTGCGCGGAGGCGCCTGCGGGTCAAAGATCAGAGCCCGAAAGCGTGGCTGATGCCGGTGGGTGGCTGAGGAGGCCACGTGACGGTGCTCAGGCTCCTGTCCCATCATCGGGGCTGACTTTCCCCGCCCGATGCCGTTTGCAAAGCTGACGTCATGAAGCGTGATAACGCAGTGGCCCCGAAGATGGTTGAACTCTTCGACCCAGAGCCCGAAAGGTGGGGGTTTCGTGGCGACCCTCACGTCTGGCGGGCTCTTCGCGACCACCTGTCGAAGACGGACGTCCCGGCATCGGTTGCCGAGGCGGTCAGCCTGTTGCGGGTGGCGTTCAGTGAGCTCGTGGGGGTTGACCTTGTCACCAATGCTGAGTCATCGGTGTACCGCGAGCAGTTCGCCCATGGTGGTATGTCCAGTGGGATGGTCTGTCTCGACACGTGGCGAGACAGATTGCTGCCCCTGCTCGCAGAGCGCGCGAAGGTGCTGTTGGAGCCCTGACTACAGCGGCCACGCCTCGAAGAACGCATCGAGGGCGCGGGCGGGGCACAACGGGGAGCACGGGCCAGCTGGCAGAAGAGCGAGTTGGGTTGCTGTACAGCAGCGCGGTACAGCAACCACCGCGGCCACCAGCAGTCTGCGCCAGCCGCAGCAGCCCTGCCACAGGCCCCAACCGACCTCACCACCCACCCCGCCCGTAGTTCGGGACGAAGAGGTCGTGGGTTCAAATCCCGCCACCCCGACAGTGAAGTACCAGGTCAGGGGCCTGATCCAGTAAGTGGATCAGGCCCCTGACGGGTTCCTGGAGATTGTTTGGGAGAAATCTGGGAGAAGATCTTGGTCGGCTTCTCCCAGGAACAGTCTCCAGTGCCGCAGGAAGAGCGGCGCCTACGCGCCCTCGGGTCTGCGCGTTCGCGAATCCAGGGCTCGTAGCTGACCAGGAACACCGCGGCGGGCCCCACCACCGGTCGATAAGGACACCGCATATGGCAGGTCATCGCTCAGCGCCTCCCCACGACCACGCCCGCGCGCTCGCCCAGCGAGTACGTGCGCGGCCTTGAACTCCGGCGTGAACGAGCGGCGAGGACGCGGCTTCTTCTTCCCCATGCTCTCCATGATGGACATCCTTCCGGGGCGACGCCCCTGATCTCGATGTCCGTCAAACCGAATCAAGCCCAGATCCCGTACTGCTGGCGCAGGATCGGTAAGGCTCTGCGTCGGGCCGCGGCAGGGTCGGCGATCAGGGTGTCTCTGATAAGGGTGACGCGCCCGGAGGGGCGATGAGTGGGGATGGTCAGCCACCGGTTCGGGCCAAGGCCGTCGAGTGTGGCGATGCGGGCGCGGTGCTGGTAGTCGCGGCGGGCGAACTGCACGTCGTCCAGGACGATCCAGTGGTCCGACGCGAACAGCTTGGCCAGCGTGGTCAGCCGGGGCATGAAGTTGGGCTGGTGGATGGCGCACAGGCTGCTCGGGGAGGAGAGTTCAGGAAGCGATGAGGCGGCTGGTGAAGTCGGCGTGGATGAGGGATTCGTACGCAGCATGCACGTCCTCCGGGACCTCCTGCTCGATGGCGAACCCGAGCTTCGGATACTCGATCACCCGCTGGAGGTCGCCGACGAGCATGTCCACCACGAGCTTCTCGTCGCCGATGGACTTGAGGTAGTCGTCGAACTCCAGGGTTTCCGAGGCGCACACCATCTCGACCTCGGGCCACAGCTTGCGGGCGGTGGCGTACGACCGCCGTTCCATGTAGGGCTTGGAGACCAGCAGCACCTTCTCCGGGGTGATGCCGGCGTCGGCCAGGACCTCGCGGGCGAGGGTGATGTTCTGCCCGGTGTTCGCGGCGTGGGGCTCCAGCAGGATCGCTGAAGCGGGGACGTCGAGGTCGATGGCGTGCTCGCGGAAGTGGACCGCTTCGCCGCGTGGGAAGACCTTGGCGGTGGTCGGGCTGTTGCCGCCGGTGAAGACCAGCGTGGGGAAGAGACCCGCGTGGTACAGCTCGGCGGCGCGCGTGGCCACCCCCAGGTCGTGGCTGCCCAGGCCGATCGCCACGTCCGCGGGGTGGGCCTGGTGGTGCATCTGGTGGTAGTCCCAGATCGCCTTGGCCTGGTGCCACTGGTCTTCGGTGATGACCTGCTGGCAGTCACTCATGCGTTCGTCTCCCTGATCACCGTCGGCGGGGCCCCGGGCGGCCCCTCACTGCTGGCCTTGACGCTCTCGATACTGCGCAGTTGGTGCACGAGGCCGTACTGCGCGGCCGTCCGAGCGGCCTGGCCGAGAACGCGTAACCCATCATCGCGGGTCGCCGCGTCGGACAGCAGGATGTGGCCGTGAGCGGTGTCCAGTCGTACGCGTTGCATCGGTGAGTCGCTGCTCCCACTGCTTCGGGCGATGTCGATGAAGTGCAGGGCTTGGGTGAGGTCCCCGACGCCCCGGCGGGCCAGGGCGAGCTTCTGATGGGCCACCGACCAGTCGTCGGGTTCGGTGAGGTCTTCGAATTCACGGGTCGCGGCCTGCATCACGCGGGTCGCGTAGTCGTGGTTGCCGTCCTTGCTGAGTGCGGTGCCCACCCACAGGCGGGCTCTGGCCCGGTCACGGCGAGAGAGCCGGTCGTCGACGGCGAGCGTCTCGTACGTACGGGCCGACGTCTCCAGGTCACCGGACATCTCCGCGACGACCGCGAGGGACAGATCGAGCTGGGCGACACGGCGGGGAATGTCGAGCTGGGTGAAGATCGAGCGCGCGCCCGCGTAGGAGTGGCGTGCGGACAGTGGTCCGAGCACCGCGCCCTGATCGCGCTTGAGGTCTCCGAGTAACGCGGTGGATCGGGCGTAGAGGTACAGGCCCTTGTCATCGAGTTCGGCGGCCGTGAAACGGTTGAGCCATCGGCCCAGCAGGCTGTCGGCGAAGGTGAAGTTCTGCCGGGACAAGGCGACGACGGCACGGTCCAGGTCGTCGGTCCACGACTCGTACTCCCAGGCTCTGGGCCCGGCAGCCGTCACCCGGCGTCCAGCTGCCACCTGCCCGGGGCCGGCCATCTCCGACAGGAGCGTTTCGAAGCGCAGGTGCACGGAGGCATCGGCGCGACCGAGCGCGGTGTCGAGAATGGCCTGCGTGTCGGGGCGGGGCTCGGTCACGGACCGGAGCTTTTCCCACTTCGAGATGGTCGCGACGGCGAGACCGAGGCGCTCGGCGAAAGCACGCACGCTCAGGCGGAGGGCGAGCCGTAGGGCTCTGGCCTCCAGGCCGGTCCAGTGGTGCACGGTCGCCACGCGTCGCTCCCTTCCACCAGCCATGGAAGCAGAAGCGTGCGGCCGGTGGGGCGGAAGTAGAGCGCAAGTGGAACAGCCGGTGATTCCCTGCGCATTGAGGTACGGCGACGCTCAAGGGGTCTCTTTTCGCCGAGTCCCTTGGACGGTCACCAGCATGGAACTCCTTACCGAGCACCGCCCGGTCAACGGGCCCGTCGTCTACGGCTTCCTGCGGCTGGCCGGAGTCTCCGCAGCCCGTCAAACGGCGTTACAGGCGTCACTGACGGAGTACTGCCGGATCCATGAGCTGCAGCTCTCCGGCGTCTTCAAGGACAGGCTCGCGACGACCGAACCGAGCTCCACCGCGTTCACCGGCTTGCTGGACGCGTTGGCCCTTCCTGACGTCTACGGCGTCATCGCTCCCGCCCTGTCTCATCTGGGGCCGAAGCACCTCGCCGCCGAACACACCCGCCTTATCGAGGCCGCCGGCGCCCGCCTGCTGCTGGCCCGCCGCCCGCGCATCGGGCCTGGCCACGTACCTCGTCAGCAGACCGCCCACCGCCGCTTCCCCACGCCACTCCTCCTCCTGAGCACGGAGTCATGAGGCACCCCATGCCCGAGTCGCTTCAGCAGTTCTTCGAGGCCCGCCGCCAGTCCGTACGCAAAGCACGGGAGTTCGCCACCAGAGCGCTGGACGGCTGGGGCCTGACGAGCCGCACCGAGGACATCCGCCTGTGCGTCTCCGAACTCGCCACGAACGCCGTTCTCCACGGCACCGCCCGCGGGCACGGCTTCCTCGTCCGGCTCGACATCGACGACAACTGCGTACGCCTGGAAGTGCACGACATCCGTCGCCAGCAGCCCGTCGTACGCGAGCCGGCCATCACAGACATCTCCGGGAGGGGCCTGACGTTGGTGGCCGCGCTGTCCGACGAGTGGGGAGTGAGCGACCGTACGCCGCTCGAGAAGATCATCTGGTCCTGCTTCAAGACCGCGGACGACGCTGCACAGTCGATCAGCCCTCCCGTCCCAAACCACGACGACCGCCCTCTGGAGGTCCGATGACCGTAACCGGCACACCGGATCGGGCGGCGCCTGCCGCGTCAAGCACGCGTCTCGTGGCCAGCCCGTTCCTCGCCCAGCACCTCCTTCTTCAGCCAGGCCGAGCGGTCGGAGTGCGCATTCCTGGGATTCGCTACGAGGAGCTGCGCGCCGCGAGCCACGTCGGAGGCCCTCTGCCGGCTTGGCTTGTTGATGCCGCGCGGCAGGCGTGGGGCACCGAGCTGCCTGACGGACCGGTCGGCGATTTCGTCCTCGTGCGCGAGCGATCGCCGTACGGGTACGCGAAGGCGTCCTGGGAAATCAACCTCGGCTGCGACTACGACTGCGAGTTCTGCTACCTCGGCGAGAAGCGCTTCGAGGGCCTGGACTGGGCGGGCAAACAGCAGCTCCTGCGGACGATGCGCGATGCGGGCGTGCTCTGGCTGCAGATCACGGGCGGCGAGGCACTGATCGACCGCGAGTTCGGCGCGGCCTACGAGTACGCCCACCAGCTCGGGATGATGGTGCAGGTCTCCTCGAACGGTTCGTCCCTGCGCAAGCCGCCGATCCGCGGGCTGTTCGCACGCCATCGCCCTTACCGGCTCACGCTCAGCGTCTACGGCGCGACCGCGGACACGTAC
It encodes the following:
- a CDS encoding YdcF family protein, translated to MSDCQQVITEDQWHQAKAIWDYHQMHHQAHPADVAIGLGSHDLGVATRAAELYHAGLFPTLVFTGGNSPTTAKVFPRGEAVHFREHAIDLDVPASAILLEPHAANTGQNITLAREVLADAGITPEKVLLVSKPYMERRSYATARKLWPEVEMVCASETLEFDDYLKSIGDEKLVVDMLVGDLQRVIEYPKLGFAIEQEVPEDVHAAYESLIHADFTSRLIAS
- a CDS encoding helix-turn-helix domain-containing protein, whose protein sequence is MATVHHWTGLEARALRLALRLSVRAFAERLGLAVATISKWEKLRSVTEPRPDTQAILDTALGRADASVHLRFETLLSEMAGPGQVAAGRRVTAAGPRAWEYESWTDDLDRAVVALSRQNFTFADSLLGRWLNRFTAAELDDKGLYLYARSTALLGDLKRDQGAVLGPLSARHSYAGARSIFTQLDIPRRVAQLDLSLAVVAEMSGDLETSARTYETLAVDDRLSRRDRARARLWVGTALSKDGNHDYATRVMQAATREFEDLTEPDDWSVAHQKLALARRGVGDLTQALHFIDIARSSGSSDSPMQRVRLDTAHGHILLSDAATRDDGLRVLGQAARTAAQYGLVHQLRSIESVKASSEGPPGAPPTVIRETNA
- a CDS encoding ATP-binding protein; translated protein: MPESLQQFFEARRQSVRKAREFATRALDGWGLTSRTEDIRLCVSELATNAVLHGTARGHGFLVRLDIDDNCVRLEVHDIRRQQPVVREPAITDISGRGLTLVAALSDEWGVSDRTPLEKIIWSCFKTADDAAQSISPPVPNHDDRPLEVR
- a CDS encoding IS481 family transposase translates to MSVVEQRYHAVMEVAAGVPVTQVAARYGVSRQSVHSWVRKYEQSGLPGLADRSHRPDSCPHRIAAEVEAVVCELRRRHRGWGPRRLVHEVERRGITPVPSRATVYRVLVRNGLVEPGVRKRRRSDYRRWERSASMELWQMDIVGDILLADGSECKMVTGIDDHSRFMVIAKVVQRATARAVCLAFGEALVRFGVPGEVLTDNGKQFTSRFSPGKPGETMFDRICRENGIAHRLTKPQSPTTTGKIERFHQTLRRELLDRRDPFVDLAAAQAAVDAWLEDYNRMRPHQGLEMAVPASRFVSRPRSEQDALPVVLPARLDPVPQPDVPVSPPEPVAAVWPMAEGEVGAIELERVVPASGNLSLRGQQVWFGPALAGITVTLRIDVNRLHVLIGGGRHKTLPSKLSGRDLKALLAGGGARPAGPWAEDPRPAQDTKGVVEVDRTVNAVGYVGLGGDKVLIGWPFAGQRVTLRLDGKVLQVLDEQRVLQATLPSPLPPSACGRLQGARPAGPSPLLPPPAEQITERTVSSVGGFMIAGQRVQLGRGYAHQVVTAHLDETSIRVFHSGELITTVPRVTRKEVVVRKSGEHNRRKIV
- a CDS encoding helix-turn-helix transcriptional regulator codes for the protein MSTEYAKALGRKIAFNRKRRGLSQKEFARLLERSEAWVSQVERGVRRIDRMTVLEKVADALDLPVGELAAEAPIVASVADGEPPGANRLRLVLSAAHSLTAILGRHEPPDVPALSAQVDRAWSLAHGGNYADLAELLEELVPSLEGAVRSGPEEQRPQLFRLMAAMYHTCSGALANMGEAEAAWIAVDRAVVAAERADDPLLMAAGEFRLSIVFLGARHFEQAAQASGTAADALRPLTDSGEAAAVALRGALTLQRAVAAARLNDADAAYDFLSEARSMAQQVGEGRNDYNTEFGPTNVGLHEVSVAVDLGDAGVALRAARDIDASALSSERQTRFNLDIARAQAQRRQVGPAVEALLKARELSPEMVRAMPLVKQLVSDLLTMSQPPSDQFRGLANELGVQEVRTST
- a CDS encoding radical SAM protein, coding for MASPFLAQHLLLQPGRAVGVRIPGIRYEELRAASHVGGPLPAWLVDAARQAWGTELPDGPVGDFVLVRERSPYGYAKASWEINLGCDYDCEFCYLGEKRFEGLDWAGKQQLLRTMRDAGVLWLQITGGEALIDREFGAAYEYAHQLGMMVQVSSNGSSLRKPPIRGLFARHRPYRLTLSVYGATADTYDKVTRNRGAFGRFIQGLDAAHQDRLPVRLNVIVSDDNAHEVDAMVALCERYSFPHQVFTNMSPTIDGEANPLATQAKGHIKARSVFTGCNAGRTFFHVNPHGIASVCKVGRAPSVNLVTEGVAALTRLGAIAESLQLRTGGCSGCTKVGTCRTCRPLAKLYQDAGDRRELYCQHGGYGS
- a CDS encoding antibiotic biosynthesis monooxygenase, which gives rise to MFGLMVRFTCKDEDAAAQFDALVSRTGELIKENEPGTLIYAVHRVDGRPLERIFYELYRDRGAFEAHESQDYVQTFLAQRDLYVADVQVDRLDLTSGKGVDVEH